A stretch of Rhododendron vialii isolate Sample 1 chromosome 4a, ASM3025357v1 DNA encodes these proteins:
- the LOC131323714 gene encoding uncharacterized protein LOC131323714, which translates to MAELVEDTKPLRELFSPVATNPPSCIVLPMTNATHFELKPHIIQLLPQFHGIERGNPYMHVKDFLEICATFRFQNFSEESVKLRLFSFSLKDKAKAWLNSLPSGSITSWDTLVKKFLSKFFSMSKTTSLRREITDFCQEEHEKFYESWERFKDLILKCPPHGFETWRLVQFFYNGLTQSSRNMLESMNRGGFLNLRGDAAYEFLENLSERSQQWDFTSHRDKPTPTPKRGGLYEVKEDSDMRIKLDNLTRKVEVLALSRTMESANQVHSEVCSLCGSHMHTMQTCPSIIGYSDNYIEQANALNNYGKSFASPFSETYNQNWRNHPNFSWRQNQPSTNIGGQPFHSQN; encoded by the coding sequence atggcAGAACTTGTAGAAGATACAAAACCTTTAAGAGAATTGTTCTCACCCGTAGCCACAAATCCTCCTTCTTGTATTGTGTTACCCATGACAAATGCGACACATTTTGAGTTGAAACCTCACATAATACAACTTCTTCCTCAATTTCATGGGATTGAACGAGGGAATCCATATATGCATGTCAAAGACTTTCTTGAAATTTGTGCTACCTTtaggtttcaaaatttttctgAGGAGTCTGTTAAATTGCGCCTTTTTTCCTTCTCACTGAAAGATAAAGCAAAGGCATGGTTAAATTCTCTACCCTCTGGCTCAATCACTTCATGGGACACCCTcgttaaaaagtttctttcaaaattcttttcaatGTCTAAAACAACTAGTCTAAGGAGAGAGATTACTGATTTTTgtcaagaagaacatgaaaaGTTTTATGAGAGTTGGGAGAGatttaaagatcttattttaaagTGCCCCCCTCATGGTTTTGAAACATGGAGACTAGTTCAATTTTTCTATAATGGTTTAACTCAGTCTAGCCGCAATATGCTTGAGTCAATGAACAGGGGTGGTTTTCTAAATCTTAGGGGCGATGCAGCTTAtgaatttcttgaaaatttgtCTGAAAGATCTCAACAGTGGGATTTTActtctcatcgagacaaaccaACTCCTACACCTAAGAGAGGAGGATTATATGAGGTGAAAGAAGATTCTGATATGAGAATAAAATTAGATAATCTTACTCGAAAGGTTGAGGTGCTAGCTTTAAGTCGAACTATGGAGTCAGCCAATCAAGTTCACAGTGAAGTGTGTTCTCTTTGCGGTAGTCACATGCACACAATGCAAACATGTCCTTCCATTATTGGATATTCTGACAACTATATTGAACAAGCGAACGCACTTAATAATTATGGAAAATCATTTGCTAGTCCTTTTTCCGAAACATACAACCAAAATTGGCGAAATCATCCAAACTTTTCATGGCGTCAGAACCAACCTTCTACAAATATAGGTGGGCAACCATTCCATTCACAAAATTAA